In the genome of Leptospira ryugenii, the window TGGCATTCCAAATCCACGGGAATGCAAAGAGAGTCACACAAAGTGAGAAGGATAGGGAAAAAATAAGAATAAAATAAATTGTATGTTCTTTTGTTAGCCGATCTATTGAATAAATGAGAAGTAAAATGCTTAAGAAACCTGCACTGACAAATCCATATGGCTCTAGTGATAGAGCAAACAGAAGGGAGATGGGAAGTATATAAAAGAAAACCGGAAAACTATTGAGCTTTGTTAAGAGTTTTTTCATACTCCAATCGTCTTCCATATTCCTCGGCAAGTTCTTTACTACCCAAAGCTTGTGTGCGCATTTCCAAAAGTTTTTTGTCCCTCTCAGAAGCAGATAGATTCGGATTATTCTTTAGAAAGTTTGCTTCCTCTTTTTCTAATTTTGTTATCCTTTCTTCCTCTTCCTTCATATCCTTTAAGACTTTCTCGATCCTTTCATTCCCCTCTTTTCCAAAGTATCGAATGCGGATTTCTTTTTCTTTTGTATCTCTTTCTTGTGCAGATAATTTTGTTAACTCATTCCTTCGCAATTCCATTTCCGTTTCAAATTTATCATATTTTGGCTCACGTTCTGCTATTGCCTTATAGTATTGGCCAAATGTTTTTTTTCTGAACTCTTCGTAAGATTTTAATCTGTCCTCTGCTTTTAAATTTTTAGTTTCTTCAAGAAAATTCTTTCTATTATAACTAAACTCAGCGGTGGCCTCTTCCAGACCGAAAATGAGCTCCGCTTCTTCTTTAGAAAAAAACTTTCTTCTCATTTGTTTGATTGTATCGTACATTTCTTGGTTGGTATACGATTGTGAGGAAGTATCAATATTTGCCATAGCTTCTTCATACTTTAAATAGTTTGTGAGCATTTGTATGAGTTTCTTAGCTTCTTCTGCCGAGTATTGATTTTGCAAAAAGGCTTTGATGTATTCATGGCATTGCTCGCGAGTCGATCCTTCTGGACATTGTCGCCGCAAATTCCACAATTCAAAAATTAAATTGAGTTCGCCTGACTTTGCTTTGCTGATGATTTCTTCGTAACTTAAAAAGCCACCCTCGCCAGTAAATATAGACTTTGCAGATTCCAAATAGAAAGGATCCACAAAAAAACCATCCTCTTGGTTTTGGAAATAAGAGATGGCCTTTTCATTTGGATTTTCTTCTGATTCTGACTCTTGCCTAGAAGGATTCATATAAGATACACCAAGTAAGATGACTAGTATGGAGACAAAAGCAATCGTGATCAGAATGAGTGAGGATTTCTTCATAGAAATAGATTAAATCAAAATCTCCAAGGAGTGAACACTAAAAAAAAACCCAAGCACATCGGCCTGGGTTTTTTAATTCAATTGTATAGGGACCGAAACTATTGGTTCGCTTTGAGGTCGCGAGCAAGGTTTAGGTAAAAGCCATTGACATCAAACCACAACTGGCCAGAGCGCAAAGTGTTTGTTATCTGTAAGTGGTCAATCCCAGTTGTCAAAATTCCAAACGAAGGTCCACCTTTCCAAGTACCCCATCTTTGTGAGCTTAGAGGCACCAATCCATCATTTGTCAATCCTTGTCCTTGGAACAAACCACCGGCAGCACAAGCTGGGTGCAGGATGCCCATCAGTGGGTGCTGGATCAAATCAGGAATAGTGATCGAGGAGCCATAAGAAAAGTATTTTACCCCAGTACGATTGGGAGTGTAGGAGTTAAAGCTTGTAAGGCCTTCTTTTGTAAGTGAAGATAGAGCCGCCAAAGCATTTTGTTGGTTTGTACCACCATATACAACTTTCACTAAGGTTTCTACAATGGATGCGACAAAGGGCTGGATCCAACTAGGGAGCACCGTTTTTACGATATCTGCTATGGGAGATCCATAGTGAGGTGTATTGAGAGTGGTTAACGTTGCGACACGCGAAGACAAACCTAGATTAGACACCGCATAACGGCTATCCAATCCACCTTGAGAGTGTCCCACGATATGCACTTTGCCAGTGTAGTTGTTAGCCGCCAAATAAGTTAACATGGCAGTTTTCAACTCTTGGGCTCTCACTTCATTTGAGTTCGCTGCAGTCTTTGCAGGAGCATAAACGGTAGCACCTTGGCTTCTGAGATAGTCATCTACACCACCCCAATAGTTTACAATGCTGATGATTCCGTTGGAGTTTTCACCCCAGCCAAATAAGCCGTGGGAGAGGATAATGGGGTATGTGCCTGCCAATGGTTTGGAGGAGGATGTGGATCCTGCCCAAACAGGGCTTACCATAAAAATTGCTAAAATTAAATACGAAAGACTTTTTCTCACCATATGTTTTTCACCTTTGTCGAAAGTATGTCTAAATACACATGATTCTGAACGAGTGTCAAACTTTTTTTTGGATTTTGTAGGGAAAAACCTGTTATTGGCTGATTAGGCCCCCAGGCCTAGGTCTAGAGCCATCATCAGCACAAAACCAAAAAGAGCACCGAGAGTGCTCATTTCCGTTTCTTGGCCCGTATGCGATTCTGGAATCAACTCTTCGATAACGACAAAGATCATGGCTCCTGCAGCAAAACAGAGTGCAAAGGGAAGTACATTTGCCATGGAGAAGACCAAAGCCGCGCCCAAAAGACCACCCAAAGGCTCTACAAAACCAGACAACTGCCCATACCAAAAACTTCTGCGTACGGAAAAACCCTCCCGTAGGAGGGGGATGGAAACTGCGGCACCTTCGGGGATGTTTTGGATTCCAATCCCGAAGGCAACCACAAGGGCAGAAGCCAGAGCCTGTGCTGTGAAATTATCACCTAATGCACCGAATGCGACTCCTACAGCCAGACCTTCGGGGATGTTATGTAGGGTAATGGCAATGACAAGTAGTATGCTTCTCTGGAAGGAAGAACGACCTCCCTCTTGTCGATTAGATTCCAATCCTACATGCAAATGGGGTAAAAACTTATGGATCAGATATAGCACCAAACCGCCGGATAGAAAGGATAGGCTCGCATAGAACCAAGCATGGTTTGTCTTGGTTTCCCATAACTCAAGCGCGGGCAATAGTAAGGACCAGAAGCTTGCTGCAATCATAATCCCAGATGAAAAGCCCAACATGGAATTGAACAATGGCCTGGGCACAGAGCGGAAAAAAAAGACAAAGGATGCACCCAAGGCCGTACACAACCATGTAAAGCAAGTGGCCAGAAGTGCTAATAAGACGGGGTGCACGGAAAGGAGTGATTCCATTCTGAGAATTTTACCTTGACGTCTCGTCAGATGCAAGTAGGATTCGCATGCAAATCCAAGGATAGCTAAACTCTATGCATTCATTAAAGTCTGATTCCGTACGTTTCAGTATACTCTGCTTTCTCTTCATCGGATTACTTTATTTTCTAATCCCACAAGACGACCAAACTAAAGCTTCAATCTCGAGTTTTCGACCATTCATAACAACTGTCATCCTCATGATCATTTGGTCACATTTCTCATTTCAGTATCTTTATCTTCTTAGGAAAACCAAGAATGTCGAGATTACTGCTCTATTACATACTTTTCTCGACCACCAATCTCAAATCCAAGCACTAGACCGATCTCAAGCTATTATTTCATTCGATATGCAGGGAAATATATTAAGCGCTAATCGAAACTTTTTGCACTTAATGGGCTATCAAAACGAGGAGATCATTGGAAAACACCATAAAATCTTTGTGGATCCTGCCTACGCTCTATCGGAAGAGTACGATATGTTCTGGAACATCCTTCGATCTGGAAATTTCCATCAATCCGAATTCAAGAGAATCGGGAAATCCGGGAAAGTTGTATGGATCCAAGCCACCTACAACCCTATCTTTGATTTAAAAGGGAATTTAACGAAGGTAATCAAATTTGCGAGCGACATTACCGAACAAAAGAAACTTAGTGAGGAGGCAAAAGAGCTTACAAATGAATTGCTACATTCATTGCAAGGATTAGAGAAAGGTAATCTAAAAACAGCGATCAATGGAAATTTTTCTGGTGGTTTTTTAGAAATCAAAAACTCCTTTAACAATACTCTGACAAATCTCGCGACCGTGATATCCGACGTGAAAAGAAACGTGGAAACGGTACTTCTTGCAAGTCAAAAACTGGAAGATACTTCGCAATTTCTAAGCCATTCAGCAACCGACCAAGCTGCGACAGTTGAAGAGACGGAAGCTGCCATCGTTCAAATCATTAAAAATATTTCAGAGTCTGCAGCTTCCGCTGAAAAAACAGATTTGATTGCCAAAAAATCAACCGAAGAGGCTAAAATTGGTGAACGTTCCGTACAAGAAGCTGTTCAAGCTATGAATGCAATCTCAGGAAAGATCGGTGTCATTAAGGAGATTGCTGCTCAAACAAGCCTACTCTCTCTCAATGCTTCCATTGAAGCGGCTCGCGCTGGAGAGAATGGGAAAGGTTTTGCCGTTGTAGCCACAGAAGTTGGTAAACTAGCAGAAAAAAGCAACGTTTCTTCTGGTGAGATCAGCCAACTATCAGCAAGCAGTTTAGAAATTGCAAATAGAGCTGGTCAAATCATCTCGGATATCATCCCCGCCATTAGTCAAACCTCGGAACTCGTTCGCACTATGTCGATTTCAAATAAAGAGCAGGCAGAGTCAGTAGCTCAAATCGGGCAAGCAATGAAAGAATTGGATTCCGTCACACAGCAGTTTGCTGCATCCTCGGAGGAATTGGCAGTCACGGCAGAGTCTCTCTCTTTACAGGCTAAGTCTCTAAACCATACGATAGACTTTTTTCACTGGTAGATCTTAAAATCGTTCAATGCGGTCTACCAATGACCAGATCTCTTCTTCTTTGAGGCTGCCTTGGAAGGCAGGCATCGCTTTGTTTTTTCCTGTACTAATTGTACGGTAAATCCCTTCGCGCATTTTATCTCCACCAAAGAAGAAACCCATTTTCATTCCAAAGGTACCAAAATTTCGAGGTTTTGGATTGAGACTGGCATCAGACTTACCATCTACGCCATGGCATGCCGAACACTGCTTTTCCCAAATTAGATCTGCTTTCTTTCGGACAAGCTCGGTTTCTTCTGGGGACGCCATTTTTTTTTGGGAAATCGGAAGGGCACAAGAAAAGAGGAGAACAGGTAACAGACGGTACAACATCAATGATTTAGACAGCCTGGTGATCTCCTCATCTTATAATTTTTTATGGATCAACACGAAAGCTAGGGCAAATTAAGGTATAAGGAGATTTTTTGCCATTGCTTGTTTGGAACATTCCTTTATGAACCAAGCGATACTCACCTGACTCTCTATCTCCGATCGTCCAAGAAAGATCCATACTACCCAGGGATTTCCAAGGTAAGCGGGAGGTCTGGTATTCTATTTTTGTATCAATGGCCGCTTCCGTTTTGATGGGTAACCAGGCAGAATGCAGCCGCTTTTCAATGATAAAGTACTCTTTGACCATCGGATAACCCACGTTTGGGTTTGCCGCTTCCACTCGGCATCGCACCTCTTCCCCTATTTTGTATATTGGTTTGGGAAAGATAAGGATTTCTTTTGGTTCGGTGCTCGTTTCATTTGTGAAAGGTATTTCTTTCGAACGCACTCTTTCTGAGAGATCCAAAGGGAAAGGATGATTGCCAATAGTTTCGGAAACCTCGAATCCTTCTCGCATGTGACTTGCCATCCTATGAAACTCTTGGCGGAGAGCATTCAAACTCTGCTTGCCATGCAATGTATGCCCACCTTCGTAATGTTGTTCTGAATATTCTTCAGGTGTTGTAATGTAGCCAGAAAAATCGTTGGAAAGACCAGAAATCACAACTTCTAAAGATTCATTGGGAAATTGACTTCTGACCTGCTTTTTCAAACGCCTTGCTGACATCGTCGTGACTTCATGGGGCAGGACCATGATCAGCAGATCACCGATTCTCACCATACCGTAGGGAAGGATCTGTGGTAAGCTTGGGATGGGTTTGGTCTCACCCATTGGAAATAGAACGGCTTTTGGCTTTTGGCAATTTCTAAGTTCCTCAGAAGGTGACTGTAACATGAATTTTGCGATCCAATCAATATAGAACCGACGATGTTTATCTGTCATACCTTCATGGAAAAGCCAATGCCCACCACCCTCTTCCGTAGAGCCAGCGGCGAATGCATATCCGTAGGCACTTGGGCAGGTACTCTCTTCTTTTCCTGTTCTAGAAAATTCTGCGCTCACTTTATATTGGCTCATATCGATAAATGTATGCGCGAAAGCCATGCCTCCCTTCAACTCTCTCGTGGGGCCTTTCCATATCTCCTGGCTGGCTAGGAACTGCCGCTTTCCTATTAGAAAGCTACTCTCATACATCTCCTTTCCTGGACCCGTATTATTGAGATTTAGGTTAGGAGAGACATCTCCTTCATTCGCTTGGGCGAATATCGCAACAAAGGATGGGTGTCCCTCGTTTAATGCTTGTTCCTCTGATAGTAATGCTGCAACTCCTTTATTGTCTGAGGAAATAAGTCGATTGTCAAAGGTAATATTTGTTGGGTGCACTCCGTACCAATTCACGTGGCCTAATTTTTTGCCCTGAGCCACAAAATTGAGCTGAGTCATTTCCCTTTCAATGGTATCTGAATACAATTGTCTTTCTTCTTGGGGATTGGCATTGTAAGCATCCAAACTTCGGTTGATGCCTGCATCTTTCACCATCGCTTTACCAAGATAAACTGTGGAAGGAATTCTTTTATGGTAGGCGTCTCGGATGGCCGAAAAGATTCCATCACATAACAAGGAAAATACTTGTGAATAGTAATTTGTGGAATAAAAAGATACTTCTGAATACTGAAAGAATCCCGCCGGCCCACTGTGAGTATGAGAAGCATTGAGGACTACATTTCCCAAATGAAACTTCGGATCTACTTCCTTTTGCAATCGCTTCACAACCTCTCTTTGGACTTCAAAGGGAATGCCACCCACCTCAGCGGTTACATAAGCCAAGAGTTTCCCCGTCTTCCGCTCTTCCATGACAAGAGAGCGTGCAAACTGTCTCGTTTGTATGCCGACCCCAGTTTGGTCTTCGCGGGCATAGCCCCAAAACATCAGCCCAAACGGAGGACCTGTGATATCCTTTTTGGAAAGTCCAACCGAATAGACAGCTTCCTCCGCGTAAAGCCCCTTCAGAGAAAAAAGGACAAGGACAAGGGTAAAAATGGATTTCATGCACACAAGAAATCAAAAAGATGGGGAAATGTCAAACCAAACATCTGTCGACTATTTTCGGCTAAAACGAGAGGACTGGAAAAATGGTTTGCGCAGAAAAAAAAGAAGGCTTTCGTAGCTGTCATTAGATGCCTACCCTGAAACACAAACAGAACCGGTTCATCAGCTATATCTGCTTGGTCGCAAGCATACTTGCTTCCTTAAATGCTATCGGCATGTTAAATTTCTACGGATATAGTTTCTTTTCCTACTTTGGCTTCATCATTGCAGCGATATTTATTCTTTGTTATGTAATCAATCAGAGAGGGTATCATCTCCTTGCCAAATCCATCGTACTATTGATTTTCAATTTTGCAGTTATAAACATTAGCAGCACACAAGGGGAAGGTTCAGGATCTGTTTTACTTTATTTCCCCTTGATGAGTTTGTACTTTTTGCTTTTAGAATGGAAAGAATTGCGTTGGATTTTCTTTTGGTGTCTCGTATCGGTTATTGGTTTTTTACTCTTAGAACTTTCAGATTATCAAATCTTAAAATTTGGGGACTTTGAAAAGCCAGAACCAAAATTAGTTTTTCTATTTAATCTTTGTTTAACGCTCCTTGGTCAGTTCATTGTCATGTTTGTTTTCATCAAGGTTACTGGAGAGCTGGAATCAAATATGCAAACAAAAACAGATGAATTGCGGCGCACTTTGCATCATCTAGTGGATGAAAAAGAAAAGGCTGAAAAAGCCGCTCAGTCACGCTCTTTATTCTTATCTTCCATGAGCCATGAAATGAGAACTCCTCTGCATTCGATACTTGGCTATACAAATTTAATTTTGGAAGAAGATGTAAGCCCCGAACAAAGAGAAATCCTAAGTTTGATCGAATTTTCATCACGCAATCTTTTGGTTCTCATCAATGACATTCTTGAATTCAATAAATTGGAAGCAGGGAAAATTTCCATCGACCATCTACCCTTTGATTTTCCTCTCTTACTCCAGAAAATTCATTCTTCGCTAAAACTTCAGGCAGATGAAAAGAATTTAGAATTTCATTTGGAATTGAGTGAAGCCATCCCCAGACAATTGAAAGGGGACCCGAGCAAACTCACTCAAATTCTTTTTAATCTACTATCCAACGCGATCAAGTTTACAGAGAAAGGTGTCATTTCATTTAAAATTGAGGTAAAAAAGCGATGGGAAAGTTTTATTTGTTTAGAGTTTAGCATCGCTGATACTGGTATAGGTATTCCGAAAGAACAACACGATCTGATCTTTGAACAATTTACGCAAGCAGATGCTAGCATATCACGAAAGTTTGGTGGGACTGGGCTTGGACTTTCTATCACAAAAAAAATACTAGATCTCTTCCAAAGCCAGATCCATTTGGAATCGGAACCAGGAAAAGGTTCCAAGTTTACGTTTCAATTAAACTTTCCTGTAGTCGATACCGAAACAAATCTTTGGGAAGAGGTCGAGACCAAGGAAGTTATACTCCCAAATATACAGAAACCGATTCTTGTCGTAGATGACAATGAAATGAATTTGCGTTTGGTTTCTCAATTTTTTAAAAAATGGAAGTTTCCCTTCTTAGTTGCAAAATCAGGAGAAAGTGCTTATGAAATAGCAAAAGCAGAAGATCTCTCTCTCATACTTATGGATTTACAAATGCCTGGCTGGGATGGATTTTACACGACCCAAAAGATAAAGGAAACAAAACCTGAAGTTCCAGTGCTTGCTCTCACTGCCGATGTAAATGAAGACGCCTTACAAAAAGTAAAGGACTCTGGCTTCTTAGATATCATCTACAAACCCTTCCAACCAAAAGAATTCCAAAACATCCTCTTGCAATACCTAACTAAGTAATGGCCCTCTGGATGACCTGTCTTTGGTTGAGCAATCCGCCAAACAGATCGGATCAAATCCCAAAAATTCCTAGGATTTGTTCGTATGGAAGGGAGGAAAAATAAATTTACTGAAGCCAAAGGATTTGTTTGGGAATCAATGTCCGAGAAAAGAATCTTTCTCTTAGAATGGTTTCCGTTTGCAAAGATTGATCGTACAGAGAGGCTGGACTCATGAGCATACGCTTACGGATCTTTCTTTCCATAGGTTCTGTGTTAATTGCCGGTTTCCTAATATCTACATCTATTCAAACATACCGTTTGATCAATGATCTCCAAACTGAAATCGACAGTAGTGCTAAACTAACTGCAGAAAGATGGAGTTACGAGGTTAAAGAACAATTTAATACTGCCATGGGACTCATACGTGGCTTTCGATTTTCTCTCTTTTTCACCTCACCTCCTCGAGAAAAAACAATCTTAGGCTTACAAGAAATCCTGAAACGAAATTCCGATCTATTTGGGATATGGCTATGCTATGAGCCAAATGCCTATGATGGAAAGGATGCGATCTATAAGAATACAACAGGACATGACCAAACAGGAAGATTCATTCCATATGTCCACCAATTGGGGGAAGGAAAGCTCAATCTGGAACCGCTCAAGGATTATGAAAATTTAGATGGAGCTGGTGAGTACTACCAGGCTACTAAAATTGCAAACCAAGCAAAAGTCGTAGGGCCTTATAGCTATGTCGCTGGCGAAACATCCAAACAAATGATCTCCCTAATCGTTCCTATTAACCCCAATAAAAAATTTATCGGTGCAGCAGGCATTGATTTGGACCTAGAAGAGCTCCAAAACAAAATCGGCGATAGCCGACCCTTCCGTGGAGAAGGATATATCGCACTTTTGTCCCCACAAGGAAAGTACGCTATGTACGGACAAGATGCTAGTAAATTAGGAACGAGCATCTCAGATCCAGAAATGATGAAAGTGTTTCTTGCAAATGCAAAAAAGGAAACACCCTTTACCTTTACCAGCGGAGACTTTTCCCATTACTTTTCTCCGTTTAGAATCGGGAAGGATGAAGACGATTGGGTATTGCAAGTCAGTATACCTGCAAGCCTGATGAGAAATCTTATCTGGCAGATTGTCTTGAGCTCTTTTCTAACTGTCGTTTTTATCCTCGCCGCTACTCTCCTTGTTTTGAATCTTATTTTTAAAAAACAAATCAGCGATCGTTTAGATGAGGCAATTTTATTTTCTAAAGAAATCGCTGATGGTAATTTAAAAGCCATCTCACCAAAAGAGAATGCAGATGAAATTGGGAAGTTATTTGCTTCCTTGGATAAAATGAAAACAAGCCTTTACTCCATCATTTCCGATCTTAAAAAAACCACAAAGGCTTTGGATGAACAAACGGACGAAATGAACGTCACCTCACAAAGATTATCTGATATTTCGCAAACACAAGCATCTTCTGCAGAAGAGTCCTCGGCTGCTGTAGAAGAACTAACAGCTTCTGCGGAAAATGTGGGTAAATCCATGGTAGATGCTGTCCAAAAAACAAAAGAGATCAACCAAAACGTAGAAAATTTACGCACTGAAATTGAAAAGATCAATGTGGAGATGGACGCTTTAGCAAAATTGGCGATGGAATCTCGTAACCAAGCCATCGTTGGTGAAAATGCAATGGTTGCGTCCACCGAAGCCATGGAAGATATTCGAGACAAAGCAGAGAGGATACGCGAAGTTTTGGATATCATCACAGAAATTTCCGAAAAGACAAATCTTCTGGCATTGAATGCTGCTATTGAGGCAGCAAGAGCTGGAGATGCCGGGCGAGGTTTTGCTGTGGTTGCTGAGGAAATCGGAAAATTAGCCTTACAGACTGGTAGCTCAGTCAAAGAGATCAGCGAACTGGTGTTATCAACAGACCAAGCGGTATCGAATGGAAATACGAGGGTAACCGAAGCCGCTCATATTTTGACCTTACTTAACGAAAGGGTCAAAGAATTTGAGACGACTGCAAACCGAGTGTTACACTCTGTCCATTCTCAGGAGGTAAACGCTAAGGATATTTCAATCAATGCCAATAGTCTTACCAATCTCAGTGTTCAAATCGAGGAAGCTGTACTGGAACAAAAGAGAGCTGCAGATGAGATTTCCAGGACTATCGTAAGTATTTCTGAAGGTACTCAAGAGTTGGCCTTGGGTTCAGACCAACTCACACTCTCCTCTGGCAGTATTTCTTCTGAGGCAAATCTATTGGCAAAACAGGTGGAGAGATTTAAGTTGTAAGGGTCTTTTTTTTTGTTTCAATGCCTACTACTGGCAGGCACTGGTTCCATACCTTGTCCCAAGATAACATTCTATGAGACTCGTGTCTTGGTCGGACACTCTGTTATCAAAAAATAGGATCTCTGCTAGGTCAATTTCCGCTCCTCCTACTCCTATCCCTATGTTTCCAGAGACATAGCCCGTGACTGCAGGTGTCGTACTCAATACTTGTGTACCATCAATTTTTATTGTGACTTTGGCTGTTCCATTTTGTAAGATGCTCACTTGTTTAATAATACCATTTGTCCATCCAGCAGAAAAGCTTGCGACACTACTAAGACCAGATTTATTCATTGCAAGTACGCCTGCCGAAAGGACAAAGAAAACACTACCCTCTTCTCTACTTTGCCTGTAAAATAGAAAGCAGCTCTCCTTCCATCTCTTCGAAATAATCTGCATTTTGGGTAATGACATAGAGTTGCGAATTGCCTTGGAATATTTTTATGAATTGTCTGGCTTTGTTGAGACAGAACTCTTGCACATCCCGAGAGGATTGCTTTTCTTTGGGCTCAAAAGATAAAAAGAAATCGGCAAAGAGATGGTACCAGGATTCTAAGATGGCCTTCGCGATTTCAGGACTTTGTGGAGTCTTTTCGGAACTAGTCATAAACCTTGCAATCGGACAGCCAAAGTAGGCTTGGCGCCTGACTTGTCTTCTGAGCATAGAGACCCAAATACGTACGAACTGTTCGGGAGATTCTGCTTTTGCCATCAAAATTTTCCATCCTTGGACAAAGGAACTTCCTTGGATTTGTAGATAGAGCTCCCCAACCTCCCCTTTATTTTGGAAGTGTCGATAAAAACTCGCCTTATGAGTCTCCGAGGCCTCAATCAAATGGTTCACGGTCGTAGCATCAAAGCCTTGCCTGTAGATCAAATCTACCGCAGCTTTCATTAACCGTTCTTTCGGATTTCCTTTTTCCTCGGTTTGCATACCTTTCCTTTTTTTCATTCTCAGAAAAAAATGGATAGACTAAATAGTCTATCCATTTTTGAGTCGATCCATGTTCGATAGACCAAATAGTCTATCCAAAGGAGAACCCATGAAATTCAAATCCACACTACTCATACTATTCCTAGGCCTAAGCCCTATTTTTGCCGATGGGATGCCTGGAAATACCTTAGACCCAAAAACGGCGGTCCTGACCTGGACACGAGTCAATCGTCCTTGGTATGCAGTTTCCTTTTTGATCAAATCAAAGATGAAAGATTCTATACCCGAATACAAAGCCATTCCCGGCCTTGCCCTTAAATCCTATAGCATAGAAACCGAGCAAAGCTCATTTGGAGGCATCTATATCTGGAAGTCAGAACAAGCGGCTCGGGATTGGTTCAATCCCAATTGGTTTGCTCGCGTGAAAGAAAAGTATGGGGAAACGGAAGTCCCAATTCTTCCCCTTGTTTGGATGCCCAAAGAAGAAGACTTTCTTAGGGCTAGAGAATCTGCGACCTATGCAAAAGTGTTTCAAATAAAATCCAATCTGAGTCCAAAAACTGCCAAAGAATGGGAAGAAATGACAAAATCATTCCAAAAAGAAGCAGGTTTTTTGACTGCTATTTCCGCAAAACAAGGGATAGATGATGTTCTCTACTTTACTTTTTGGAAGGATAGACCAGAAGGAAAGGAAAATGAATCCCACATTAAACTGACTAAGGGTTCCTTTCTAGGAATATGTGAGCTACCTATCCAATTGAGTAATTTAAAATGAATATGCAACAACTTGTATACGTCAAAAAAAATACAATAGAGTGGAGGGAGACAGAATCTCCTTCCTTCACCTCATCAAACCAGGCTTTGGTGAAACCTCTCGCAGTTTCGCGTTGCGACTTAGACCTTCCCATAATAAGAGGCCAAACACTCTTCCGAGCCCCATTCCCCATTGGACACGAATTTGTGGGTGAAATCGTAGATGTGACAGATGATCTAAAAGACAATTTCAAAAAAGGAGATCGTGTGGCAGTGCCATTTCAAATCTCTTGTGGAATTTGTCCTCATTGTAAAACTCTTCATTCACAAGCCTGCGAAACGGTTCCTTTTGGCTCAAACTATGGAATTGGGAAGTCTGCTAAAGATTTTGGAGGTGCGCTATCTGATTTGGTTCTCGTACCTTATGCAAAAGAAATGATACTACCTTTATCTCCAAACATTGATTTGGCTTCGATTGCCAGCTTATCAGATAATATGGTAGAAGCGTGGAAACTAGTAGGCCAACATCTGGATTTAAAACCAAACTCTTCAGTTATGGTGATTGGTGGCTTTGCAGCAAGCATAGGTTTGTACTCTGTTC includes:
- a CDS encoding DUF4865 family protein; the encoded protein is MKFKSTLLILFLGLSPIFADGMPGNTLDPKTAVLTWTRVNRPWYAVSFLIKSKMKDSIPEYKAIPGLALKSYSIETEQSSFGGIYIWKSEQAARDWFNPNWFARVKEKYGETEVPILPLVWMPKEEDFLRARESATYAKVFQIKSNLSPKTAKEWEEMTKSFQKEAGFLTAISAKQGIDDVLYFTFWKDRPEGKENESHIKLTKGSFLGICELPIQLSNLK
- a CDS encoding TetR/AcrR family transcriptional regulator translates to MKKRKGMQTEEKGNPKERLMKAAVDLIYRQGFDATTVNHLIEASETHKASFYRHFQNKGEVGELYLQIQGSSFVQGWKILMAKAESPEQFVRIWVSMLRRQVRRQAYFGCPIARFMTSSEKTPQSPEIAKAILESWYHLFADFFLSFEPKEKQSSRDVQEFCLNKARQFIKIFQGNSQLYVITQNADYFEEMEGELLSILQAK
- a CDS encoding zinc-dependent alcohol dehydrogenase; this translates as MQQLVYVKKNTIEWRETESPSFTSSNQALVKPLAVSRCDLDLPIIRGQTLFRAPFPIGHEFVGEIVDVTDDLKDNFKKGDRVAVPFQISCGICPHCKTLHSQACETVPFGSNYGIGKSAKDFGGALSDLVLVPYAKEMILPLSPNIDLASIASLSDNMVEAWKLVGQHLDLKPNSSVMVIGGFAASIGLYSVLLAKSMGVKKLLYIDTDRTRLSLVQSFGIDVMEIDQFPRAHAERFDIIADAHGTKEAWLFGLRSASVDGIFGTASIFWTNDLPIPYLDLYNFGIQIHIGRVRSREWMPKILDLVESGTYKPGPVVTKVVSWKDADRAYLEEETKLVVLRN
- a CDS encoding ATP-binding protein; the encoded protein is MPTLKHKQNRFISYICLVASILASLNAIGMLNFYGYSFFSYFGFIIAAIFILCYVINQRGYHLLAKSIVLLIFNFAVINISSTQGEGSGSVLLYFPLMSLYFLLLEWKELRWIFFWCLVSVIGFLLLELSDYQILKFGDFEKPEPKLVFLFNLCLTLLGQFIVMFVFIKVTGELESNMQTKTDELRRTLHHLVDEKEKAEKAAQSRSLFLSSMSHEMRTPLHSILGYTNLILEEDVSPEQREILSLIEFSSRNLLVLINDILEFNKLEAGKISIDHLPFDFPLLLQKIHSSLKLQADEKNLEFHLELSEAIPRQLKGDPSKLTQILFNLLSNAIKFTEKGVISFKIEVKKRWESFICLEFSIADTGIGIPKEQHDLIFEQFTQADASISRKFGGTGLGLSITKKILDLFQSQIHLESEPGKGSKFTFQLNFPVVDTETNLWEEVETKEVILPNIQKPILVVDDNEMNLRLVSQFFKKWKFPFLVAKSGESAYEIAKAEDLSLILMDLQMPGWDGFYTTQKIKETKPEVPVLALTADVNEDALQKVKDSGFLDIIYKPFQPKEFQNILLQYLTK
- a CDS encoding methyl-accepting chemotaxis protein, encoding MSIRLRIFLSIGSVLIAGFLISTSIQTYRLINDLQTEIDSSAKLTAERWSYEVKEQFNTAMGLIRGFRFSLFFTSPPREKTILGLQEILKRNSDLFGIWLCYEPNAYDGKDAIYKNTTGHDQTGRFIPYVHQLGEGKLNLEPLKDYENLDGAGEYYQATKIANQAKVVGPYSYVAGETSKQMISLIVPINPNKKFIGAAGIDLDLEELQNKIGDSRPFRGEGYIALLSPQGKYAMYGQDASKLGTSISDPEMMKVFLANAKKETPFTFTSGDFSHYFSPFRIGKDEDDWVLQVSIPASLMRNLIWQIVLSSFLTVVFILAATLLVLNLIFKKQISDRLDEAILFSKEIADGNLKAISPKENADEIGKLFASLDKMKTSLYSIISDLKKTTKALDEQTDEMNVTSQRLSDISQTQASSAEESSAAVEELTASAENVGKSMVDAVQKTKEINQNVENLRTEIEKINVEMDALAKLAMESRNQAIVGENAMVASTEAMEDIRDKAERIREVLDIITEISEKTNLLALNAAIEAARAGDAGRGFAVVAEEIGKLALQTGSSVKEISELVLSTDQAVSNGNTRVTEAAHILTLLNERVKEFETTANRVLHSVHSQEVNAKDISINANSLTNLSVQIEEAVLEQKRAADEISRTIVSISEGTQELALGSDQLTLSSGSISSEANLLAKQVERFKL